One segment of Stappia sp. 28M-7 DNA contains the following:
- a CDS encoding Lrp/AsnC family transcriptional regulator, with protein MDDIDRRILRELQKDGRLTNQELSERVGLSPSPCLRRVRNLEKAGIISGYAAVVDPQAYGLPVTVFLQVRLSPHTEETVATFEQAVAGIEEIMDCYLLAGDRDYLLKVVVASLADYESFMRRRIHKIPCIASLESSFAFGTVKHSQVLPG; from the coding sequence ATGGATGATATTGACCGTCGCATATTGCGCGAATTGCAGAAGGACGGACGCCTGACGAACCAGGAGCTGTCCGAAAGGGTGGGCCTGTCGCCCTCGCCCTGCCTGCGGCGGGTGCGCAACCTGGAAAAGGCCGGCATCATTTCCGGCTATGCGGCGGTGGTCGACCCGCAGGCCTACGGGCTGCCGGTGACCGTGTTCTTGCAAGTGAGGCTGTCGCCGCACACCGAGGAAACGGTCGCGACCTTCGAGCAGGCTGTGGCCGGCATCGAGGAGATCATGGACTGCTACCTGCTGGCTGGCGACCGCGACTACCTGCTCAAGGTGGTGGTCGCCTCGCTCGCCGACTACGAAAGCTTCATGCGCCGGCGGATCCACAAGATCCCCTGCATCGCCTCGCTGGAATCGAGCTTCGCCTTCGGCACGGTCAAGCACTCGCAGGTGCTGCCGGGGTAG
- a CDS encoding MmcQ/YjbR family DNA-binding protein translates to MALSRAEFDAACAALPATTHVEQWGGASVWKVGGKIFAICSSWGEGANDAIAFKCSDLTYRILTELPGVVPAPYLARASWVQVRAGAELDAEDIRAHLAEAHRLVAAKLTRALRRDLGLE, encoded by the coding sequence ATGGCACTGAGCAGGGCCGAGTTCGACGCGGCATGCGCCGCCTTGCCGGCCACGACCCATGTGGAGCAGTGGGGCGGGGCCTCGGTGTGGAAGGTCGGCGGCAAGATCTTCGCGATTTGCTCGTCCTGGGGCGAGGGGGCGAATGACGCCATCGCCTTCAAGTGCTCGGACCTGACCTATCGCATCCTGACCGAGCTGCCGGGCGTGGTGCCGGCGCCTTATCTCGCCCGTGCCTCCTGGGTGCAGGTGCGCGCCGGCGCCGAACTCGATGCGGAGGACATCCGCGCTCATCTCGCTGAAGCGCACCGGCTGGTCGCCGCGAAGCTGACCCGCGCGCTGCGCCGGGACCTGGGACTGGAGTGA
- the modC gene encoding molybdenum ABC transporter ATP-binding protein — translation MSLSVAIRHAFSGFALDVAFDAPAGVTALFGRSGSGKTTVVNALAGLIAVDAGHARVNGDTLFDTRERVFLAPHRRRIGYVFQEARLFPHMTVRQNLGYGRWFARRKGGEVADMESVVEMLGIGALLARRPGTLSGGERQRVAIGRALLSAPRLLLMDEPLASLDEARKTEILPYLERLSRETKVPILYVSHSVAEVARLATTVVAIAEGQVVRSGTPTEVLSDPQAVPTLGVRDAGAVIGAAVTAHHPDGLSELAISGGRLLLPQVAAAQGARVRVRIHAHDVMLSLTPQEGISALNQLPVEVVSLRRGDGPGVIVQLRCGSDRLLARITRRSADALGLAPGLACHAILKSVAVAQEDVWIEGKDGR, via the coding sequence ATGAGCCTATCCGTCGCCATCCGCCACGCCTTTTCCGGCTTCGCGCTCGACGTCGCCTTCGACGCGCCGGCCGGCGTCACCGCCCTGTTCGGCCGCTCCGGCTCGGGCAAGACCACGGTGGTCAACGCGCTGGCCGGACTGATCGCGGTCGATGCCGGCCATGCCAGGGTCAACGGCGACACGCTGTTCGATACGCGCGAGCGCGTGTTCTTGGCCCCGCATCGCCGCCGCATCGGCTATGTCTTCCAGGAGGCGCGGCTCTTCCCGCATATGACCGTGCGCCAGAACCTCGGCTATGGCCGCTGGTTCGCCCGCCGGAAAGGGGGCGAGGTCGCCGACATGGAGAGCGTGGTGGAGATGCTGGGCATCGGCGCGCTGCTGGCCCGCCGGCCGGGCACCCTGTCGGGCGGTGAGCGCCAGCGCGTCGCCATCGGCCGGGCGTTGCTGAGCGCGCCCCGCCTCTTACTGATGGACGAGCCGCTCGCCTCGCTCGACGAGGCCCGTAAGACCGAGATCCTGCCCTATCTGGAGCGGCTCAGCCGCGAGACGAAGGTGCCGATCCTCTATGTCAGCCATTCGGTCGCCGAGGTCGCGCGGCTCGCCACCACGGTGGTCGCCATCGCCGAGGGGCAGGTGGTGCGCTCGGGAACGCCCACCGAGGTTCTGAGCGATCCGCAGGCCGTGCCGACGCTGGGCGTCCGCGATGCCGGCGCGGTCATCGGTGCCGCGGTCACCGCCCATCATCCCGACGGGTTGAGCGAACTGGCGATTTCCGGCGGCCGGTTGCTGCTGCCGCAGGTGGCGGCGGCGCAGGGCGCCCGCGTGCGGGTGCGCATCCATGCGCATGACGTGATGCTGTCGTTGACGCCGCAGGAGGGCATCTCGGCGCTGAACCAGCTTCCCGTCGAGGTCGTCTCGCTGCGCCGGGGCGACGGGCCGGGCGTCATCGTCCAGCTGCGCTGCGGCAGCGACAGGCTGCTCGCCCGCATCACCCGCCGCTCCGCCGATGCGCTGGGCCTTGCGCCCGGCCTTGCCTGCCACGCCATCCTCAAGTCTGTCGCGGTGGCGCAGGAGGATGTGTGGATCGAGGGGAAGGACGGGCGCTAG
- a CDS encoding methionine gamma-lyase, which yields MTRSNRPLGFATRAIHHGYDPHANEGALTPPVHMTSTFAFETAEAGGEMFAGERAGHVYTRISNPTLALLEDRMAVLEGGEAAIAFASGMGAITAVMWTFLSPGDEILVDKTLYGCTFAFFRHGLAKFGITVTHVDMRDPQNVAAAISPRTRIVYFETPANPNMRLVDIAAVSRIARAAGARTVVDNTYATPVLTRPLELGADIVVHSATKYLGGHGDLIAGIAVGAAEDMHQVRLVGLKDMTGAVMAPLTAHLIMRGLKTLELRMERHCASAQAAAQLLEDHPAVAAVHYPGLPGFAQHALAARQMPGFGGMIAFELVGGMRSGIEFLDALGLARRAVSLGDAETLVQHPASMTHSTYTPQERQEHGISDGLIRLSVGLETPEDILADLAQALDKVWRVAA from the coding sequence ATGACCCGCAGCAACCGTCCGCTCGGCTTTGCCACCCGCGCCATCCATCACGGCTACGATCCGCACGCCAACGAGGGCGCGCTGACGCCGCCGGTGCACATGACCTCGACCTTCGCGTTCGAGACCGCGGAAGCGGGCGGCGAGATGTTTGCCGGCGAGCGGGCGGGTCATGTCTACACGCGCATCTCCAACCCGACCTTGGCGCTGCTGGAAGACCGCATGGCGGTGCTGGAAGGCGGCGAGGCGGCCATCGCCTTCGCCTCAGGCATGGGCGCAATCACCGCGGTGATGTGGACCTTCCTGTCGCCGGGCGACGAGATCCTGGTCGACAAGACGCTCTACGGCTGCACCTTCGCCTTCTTCCGCCATGGGCTGGCGAAGTTCGGCATCACCGTCACTCATGTGGACATGCGCGACCCGCAGAACGTCGCGGCCGCGATCTCGCCGCGCACCCGCATCGTTTATTTCGAGACGCCGGCCAACCCGAACATGCGCCTCGTCGACATCGCCGCCGTTTCGCGGATCGCCCGCGCGGCCGGTGCCCGCACCGTGGTCGACAACACCTATGCGACGCCGGTGCTGACCCGGCCGCTGGAACTGGGCGCCGACATCGTCGTTCATTCGGCCACCAAGTATCTGGGCGGCCATGGCGACCTGATCGCCGGCATCGCGGTGGGCGCGGCCGAGGACATGCATCAGGTGCGGCTTGTCGGACTGAAGGACATGACCGGCGCGGTGATGGCGCCCCTGACCGCGCATCTGATCATGCGCGGGCTGAAGACGCTGGAGCTGCGGATGGAGCGTCACTGTGCCAGCGCGCAGGCCGCCGCGCAGCTGCTGGAGGACCACCCCGCTGTCGCCGCCGTCCACTACCCGGGCCTGCCCGGCTTTGCCCAGCATGCGCTGGCCGCGCGCCAGATGCCGGGCTTCGGCGGCATGATCGCCTTCGAGCTGGTCGGCGGCATGCGGTCCGGCATCGAGTTTCTCGACGCGCTGGGCCTTGCCCGCCGCGCCGTCAGCCTCGGCGATGCGGAAACGCTGGTCCAGCACCCGGCCAGCATGACGCACTCGACCTACACGCCGCAGGAACGGCAGGAACACGGCATTTCCGACGGGCTGATCCGCCTGTCGGTCGGGCTGGAAACGCCGGAGGACATTCTTGCAGACCTCGCCCAGGCGCTCGACAAGGTCTGGCGCGTCGCCGCCTGA
- a CDS encoding NADPH-dependent FMN reductase, producing MKDVRILVLSGSIRTGSYNTQLAALVAKYAAMADAKVTQISLADYPLPIYDGDLEAEKGVPENARKLKAVFQQHNGVFIASPEYNTAVTPLLKNTLDWVSRLSGEGEPPAAAFRNRVFALGAASTGALGGMRGLMGLRTIMEIGLGALVIPNMATVPSAGSAFDEHGELTNERAAGMVQDMVNRLIEEVKLRG from the coding sequence ATGAAAGACGTCCGCATTCTCGTGCTGTCCGGTTCGATTCGCACCGGATCCTACAACACGCAGCTCGCCGCGCTGGTCGCCAAATACGCCGCCATGGCCGATGCCAAGGTGACTCAGATCTCCCTCGCCGACTATCCGCTGCCGATCTACGACGGCGACCTGGAGGCCGAGAAGGGCGTGCCGGAGAACGCGCGCAAGCTGAAGGCGGTGTTCCAGCAGCACAACGGCGTCTTCATCGCCTCGCCGGAATACAACACCGCCGTGACGCCGCTGCTGAAGAACACGCTCGACTGGGTCTCGCGCCTGTCGGGCGAGGGCGAGCCGCCGGCGGCCGCCTTCCGCAACCGGGTCTTCGCGCTCGGCGCCGCCTCCACCGGAGCGCTCGGCGGCATGCGCGGCCTGATGGGCCTGCGCACGATCATGGAGATCGGCCTCGGCGCGCTGGTGATCCCTAACATGGCGACCGTGCCCAGCGCCGGTTCGGCCTTCGACGAGCATGGCGAACTCACCAACGAGCGCGCCGCCGGCATGGTCCAGGACATGGTCAACCGGCTGATCGAAGAGGTGAAGCTGCGCGGGTAA